In Helicobacter bilis, a genomic segment contains:
- a CDS encoding cell division topological specificity factor MinE, whose protein sequence is MLFLFRNKSESSGTATLAKNRLNNVLMNERGLQITYLDNLKKDIANLMKQYAKTPHIVVNATAHRDNTLDVKIYIGKDEQ, encoded by the coding sequence ATGTTATTTCTTTTTAGAAACAAAAGTGAAAGTAGTGGCACCGCCACACTTGCAAAAAATAGACTAAATAATGTGTTAATGAATGAAAGAGGTTTGCAGATTACCTATCTTGATAATCTCAAAAAAGATATTGCAAACCTCATGAAACAATATGCCAAAACACCACATATCGTAGTCAATGCAACAGCACATAGGGATAATACCCTTGATGTTAAAATTTATATTGGAAAGGACGAACAATAA
- the minD gene encoding septum site-determining protein MinD, with the protein MGNKQGIVIAITSGKGGVGKSTATANIGVGLSESGKKVIAVDFDIGLRNLDMILGLERRIVYDVIDVMENKCNLSQAIVNHKRAKNLYFLPASQTKDKTILDKDKVKELLEKLKLEFDYILLDSPAGIESGFEHTIFWADRAIIVVTPEVSSVRDSDRVVGIIDSKSDKAKQGSELEKHIIVNRLRPELVAKQDMLSCDDVLQILALPLIGIVPEDEKVIGATNSGEPTIFSKTESGLAYERISRRILGEEVPFETFKQSNGFISNLKKFFGF; encoded by the coding sequence ATGGGAAACAAGCAAGGCATTGTTATCGCTATCACTTCAGGTAAAGGTGGTGTTGGCAAATCTACTGCTACTGCAAATATCGGTGTTGGTTTAAGTGAGAGTGGTAAAAAAGTCATTGCAGTAGATTTTGATATTGGCTTGCGGAATCTTGACATGATACTTGGACTTGAACGCCGCATTGTCTATGATGTGATCGATGTGATGGAGAATAAATGCAATCTTTCTCAAGCCATAGTCAATCACAAAAGGGCAAAAAATCTCTACTTTCTACCCGCAAGCCAAACAAAGGATAAAACAATACTTGATAAAGATAAGGTCAAAGAGTTGCTTGAGAAGCTGAAACTAGAGTTTGATTATATTTTGCTTGATAGCCCTGCAGGTATTGAGAGTGGTTTTGAACATACGATATTTTGGGCTGATAGGGCGATCATTGTGGTAACACCTGAAGTTAGCTCAGTAAGAGATAGCGATCGTGTTGTTGGAATCATAGATTCTAAAAGTGATAAGGCAAAGCAAGGCAGTGAGCTAGAAAAACATATTATTGTCAATCGTTTGCGACCAGAATTAGTCGCAAAACAAGACATGCTATCATGCGATGATGTTTTGCAGATCTTAGCCTTGCCTTTGATTGGTATCGTGCCAGAAGATGAAAAGGTGATTGGGGCTACAAATAGCGGTGAGCCAACTATTTTTTCAAAAACAGAGAGTGGTTTAGCCTATGAGAGAATCTCGCGTAGAATCTTAGGGGAAGAAGTGCCATTTGAAACCTTTAAGCAATCAAATGGTTTTATCAGTAATTTAAAGAAATTTTTTGGTTTTTAG
- a CDS encoding methionine ABC transporter permease, giving the protein MEGTFETLYMVFLSSFFTILFGLPLGVILTITKKNSLLSAPTFNKILGMIVNTIRSFPFIVLIVALLPISKMLIGTSIGPDAASFALSIAAIPFVARLFEGALEEVNHGIIEATLSMGASKLEVIFMMIAESLPSLINAATIAIIAIIGFSAMAGSVGGGGLGDLAIKYGFYDSRLDVLYSCVIVLIIMVQCVQSIGDYLSRILRTHQYGILTPIVHFVYRICGRTQK; this is encoded by the coding sequence ATGGAAGGCACATTTGAGACATTATATATGGTGTTTTTATCAAGCTTTTTTACAATCTTATTTGGGCTTCCTTTAGGTGTGATTCTTACTATTACCAAAAAAAACTCTCTTTTAAGTGCGCCAACTTTTAATAAGATTCTAGGCATGATAGTAAATACTATACGATCATTTCCTTTTATTGTGCTAATCGTTGCCTTGCTGCCTATCTCAAAAATGCTAATTGGGACTAGTATAGGACCTGATGCGGCTTCTTTTGCCTTATCTATTGCTGCTATACCATTTGTAGCGAGACTTTTTGAGGGGGCATTAGAGGAAGTCAATCATGGCATAATAGAGGCGACTTTAAGCATGGGAGCGAGTAAGCTAGAAGTAATCTTTATGATGATAGCAGAATCTCTTCCTTCACTCATTAATGCTGCTACAATCGCAATTATTGCTATTATCGGCTTTTCTGCTATGGCTGGTAGCGTTGGCGGTGGTGGTTTAGGCGACTTGGCTATTAAGTATGGCTTTTATGATTCTAGACTTGATGTGTTGTATTCCTGCGTGATTGTGCTAATTATCATGGTGCAATGTGTGCAAAGCATAGGCGATTATCTCTCACGCATTTTACGCACTCATCAATATGGAATCTTAACGCCTATCGTGCATTTTGTATATAGGATATGTGGTAGAACGCAAAAATAA
- a CDS encoding methionine ABC transporter ATP-binding protein, with product MIILKDITKTYANGFQAIKPLNLQVKKGDIMGIIGYSGAGKSTLVRLINKLETPSTGEVIIDGTNILTLKESSLQKARQKIGMIFQHFNLLDSRNVFGNVAFALEIAKWKKTDIRSRVSELLELVGLEDKADFYPNQLSGGQKQRIAIARALANHPKILLCDEATSALDTKTTQSILQLLQDIQKKLGLTIVMITHQIEVVRSICNSMCVMSNGVIVEEGQVEQIFANPKHEVTKELISFLPALSQEEILQKSHKNAYKISFVGEYIHEPLIAEIIREFNVNVNILAGNIEALATAEVGHLIVDFGDDIQARERAIEYLRSKDLIIESLQDLVKSKAKDIQDSVLPQDSIIKDSKTKD from the coding sequence GTGATTATACTAAAAGATATTACAAAGACTTATGCGAATGGATTCCAAGCGATTAAACCCTTAAATCTTCAAGTAAAAAAGGGGGATATTATGGGGATTATCGGCTATTCTGGTGCGGGGAAATCCACACTCGTGCGTCTTATAAATAAGCTAGAGACACCAAGCACAGGCGAAGTAATAATCGATGGGACAAATATCTTAACGCTAAAGGAATCTAGTCTGCAAAAAGCAAGGCAAAAGATAGGCATGATTTTTCAGCATTTTAATCTTTTAGATTCTAGAAATGTGTTTGGCAATGTAGCCTTTGCCTTAGAGATAGCGAAGTGGAAAAAGACTGATATTAGATCGCGTGTGAGTGAGCTTTTAGAGTTAGTGGGCTTAGAAGATAAAGCAGACTTTTATCCAAATCAGCTAAGTGGCGGACAAAAGCAAAGGATAGCGATAGCAAGAGCATTGGCAAATCACCCAAAGATTCTATTATGCGATGAGGCTACAAGCGCACTTGATACTAAAACTACACAATCCATTCTGCAACTTTTACAAGATATACAAAAAAAGCTTGGATTAACCATTGTTATGATTACGCACCAAATAGAAGTGGTGCGATCAATTTGTAATAGCATGTGTGTGATGAGTAATGGCGTGATTGTAGAAGAAGGGCAAGTCGAACAAATCTTTGCAAATCCAAAGCATGAAGTAACAAAAGAATTAATCTCTTTTCTCCCTGCATTATCACAAGAAGAAATCTTGCAAAAATCACATAAGAATGCGTATAAAATCTCATTTGTTGGCGAATATATCCACGAGCCTTTAATTGCTGAAATTATTAGAGAATTTAATGTAAATGTAAATATTTTAGCAGGTAATATTGAAGCACTTGCAACGGCTGAAGTGGGACATTTAATCGTTGATTTTGGTGATGACATACAAGCAAGAGAGAGAGCAATAGAGTATTTAAGAAGTAAAGATTTAATTATAGAATCTTTGCAGGATTTAGTTAAGAGTAAGGCTAAAGATATACAAGATTCTGTATTGCCACAAGATTCTATAATAAAAGATTCTAAAACAAAAGACTAA
- a CDS encoding outer membrane beta-barrel protein, which yields MKVCDTRSHIISVNTLKKLVASLSICTCLSMLTYADESNDSTDTNGENQNKFVLGIFGGGSLMQMSSEYYNTTHPYDDLPGDYDKSLFGASYGAKVGYDMYFLTRHGVRIYIDYMNSYFNSNERTLGSYNMHTIGLNADYRFVITGGLSAFAGAGLAHNIINTQHLGNMNAFGGSINAGVAYALSFLEFEFRIRYLIYDIPEKYSTQGFPPMVAGQQVKYQMVDLNSPFSFHLGVNFRF from the coding sequence ATGAAAGTTTGTGATACAAGATCACACATTATAAGTGTGAATACCCTAAAAAAGCTTGTTGCTTCATTGAGTATATGTACGTGTTTATCAATGCTAACCTATGCAGATGAAAGCAATGATTCTACTGATACTAACGGAGAAAATCAAAATAAGTTTGTGCTAGGGATCTTTGGTGGTGGTAGTCTTATGCAAATGTCATCAGAATATTACAACACAACTCACCCCTATGATGATTTACCCGGCGATTATGATAAAAGCTTGTTTGGGGCAAGCTATGGAGCAAAAGTTGGCTATGATATGTATTTTCTCACTCGTCATGGTGTAAGAATCTATATTGATTATATGAACTCATACTTTAATAGCAATGAAAGGACACTTGGTTCATATAACATGCACACAATTGGACTTAACGCTGATTATCGCTTTGTTATCACAGGGGGACTAAGTGCGTTTGCTGGGGCAGGACTAGCTCATAATATTATTAATACTCAACACCTTGGCAATATGAATGCCTTTGGTGGTAGCATTAATGCTGGGGTGGCTTATGCTTTATCTTTTCTTGAGTTTGAGTTTAGAATCCGCTATTTAATCTATGATATACCAGAGAAATACTCAACGCAAGGTTTTCCACCGATGGTTGCGGGACAACAGGTAAAATATCAAATGGTAGATTTAAACAGCCCTTTTAGCTTTCATTTAGGGGTGAATTTTAGATTCTAA